The proteins below come from a single Mytilus edulis chromosome 5, xbMytEdul2.2, whole genome shotgun sequence genomic window:
- the LOC139525122 gene encoding uncharacterized protein, producing the protein MLKVYGQIIKDQERRGFIEKVKNPDISKGIVHYIPHHPVKKDSTTTPIRIVYDCSCRQSSQLPSLNDCLMNTPPILNELTKILIRFRLNLVAIVTDIEKAFLHVGLHEQDRDVTRFLWLDNPVDPQSDLATYRFNSVLFGATCSPFILNAVLLKHLQQTENKTTKILTRDLYVDNILSSICNETKDVTYFKKARQLMFNAGFNLRSWTSNNENVRNLAIKEDVLDTDKEAKILGMRWNVETGELSYAKRVLSSVSSNITKREILKESSKIFDPLGFLSPVSIRANILMQDLWKERYDWDEPLPENLQLQWKDLAKDIGIVTNDNEETLDEESNTDKNDNLHFGIDKIINANRYGSYKNLLRVTTYVQRFIQNCKTNKSMRNTGEIQPDELQQSTILWIRCCQATAYPGEVRALTLKHMQKTKLPRL; encoded by the exons ATGCTTAAGGTATATGGACAGATAATCAAAGATCAAGAACGCCGAGGCTTTATTGAAAAGGTTAAGAATCCCGATATTAGTAAAGGTATTGTACATTATATCCCACACCATCCCGTTAAAAAGGATTCAACAACTACACCAATCAGGATCGTTTACGATTGTAGCTGCCGACAGTCATCACAGTTACCGAGTCTTAATGATTGCTTAATGAACACACCTCCGATTTTAAACGAACTTACAAAGATTTTAATCAGATTTCGATTGAACCTGGTTGCCATAGTAACTGACATTGAGAAGGCATTTTTACATGTCGGACTGCATGAACAGGACCGTGATGTCACAAGATTTTTATGGTTAGATAACCCTGTTGACCCACAAAGCGATTTAGCGACATATAGGTTCAATTCTGTACTATTTGGAGCGACGTGTTCGCCGTTTATCTTAAACGCTGTCCTGCTAAAACATTTACagcaaacagaaaataaaactacTAAAATACTGACAAGGGATTTATATGTTGACAACATTTTATCTAGCATTTGCAATGAAACTAAAGACGTAACTTATTTCAAGAAAGCGCGACAACTGATGTTCAATGCAGGATTTAATCTTCGCTCATGGACCTCAAACAACGAAAATGTGAGAAATCTAGCTATCAAGGAGGACGTTTTAGATACCGACAAAGAAGCAAAAATATTGGGAATGCGTTGGAATGTCGAAACGGGTGAATTATCTTACGCAAAACGAGTTTTATCGTCTGTTTCGTCAAATATTACAAAACGGGAAATTCTGAAAGAATCTTCAAAGATATTTGACCCGCTAGGATTTTTAAGCCCAGTTAGTATCCGAGCAAATATTTTGATGCAAGATTTGTGGAAAGAACGCTATGATTGGGACGAACCCCTACCCGAAAATCTACAGTTACAATGGAAGGATCTGGCAAAAGACATAGGAATCGTTACAA ACGACAATGAGGAGACATTAGATGAAGAAAGCAACACTGACAAAAATGATAATCTTCATTTTGGAATTGACAAAATTATAAATGCTAATAGGTATGGATCTTACAAGAACCTTTTGCGAGTGACAACTTATGTCCaacgttttattcaaaattgtaagACAAATAAGTCTATGAGAAACACTGGGGAAATACAACCAGATGAATTACAGCAATCAACTATATTATGGATACGATGTTGCCAAGCGACGGCATACCCCGGTGAAGTACGCGCACTCACATTAAAACATATGCAGAAAACTAAACTTCCACGACTTTGA
- the LOC139525121 gene encoding uncharacterized protein: protein MLQTFVTEIEKIMNDRPLTYVSTDIIDSEPLTPAHLLYGRRVTTLPYPRTEMDNINDTYALTASDISKRAQRLSTLIEHFWNRWKSEYLTSLREFHKKTGDNTINIKIGDVVQVHDDKSRIKWKTAVVGKLLLVTMV from the coding sequence ATGTTACAGACATTTGTCACAGAAATAGAGAAAATTATGAACGATCGACCACTAACATATGTTTCTACAGACATTATCGATAGTGAACCGTTAACACCCGCGCACCTGTTGTATGGACGCCGAGTTACAACACTACCGTATCCACGTACCGAAATGGACAACATTAACGATACATATGCATTGACTGCTTCAGATATTTCAAAACGTGCTCAAAGATTATCTACTCTTATTGAACATTTTTGGAACCGTTGGAAATCTGAGTACTTAACCTCACTTCGAGAATTTCATAAAAAGACTGGAGACAATACGATTAACATTAAAATAGGAGATGTAGTTCAAGTGCATGACGATAAATCGCGAATTAAATGGAAAACAGCAGTAGTGGGAAAGTTGTTACTGGTAACGATGGTTTAG
- the LOC139525124 gene encoding uncharacterized protein produces the protein MNYLKKEDIEEEILNADGYKFFLNTKIRHLRKTFANKVCTDIPQHDHAISSHTFENINQHSSVPYTTQMYPVQQPSNQNHHLPKLTLPMFNGEILTWQTCWDSFESSVHYNVTLTDVQKFSYLKSQLVNDAARTIDGLPLTNSNYMEAIKLLKERFGQSHKITNAYMQAMLELRALQNNLLILRVYYDKLEAYIRGLESLGRSGESYGALLIPIILNKLPSEIRQHLARENGSDNWELIDLRRGILKEITIIEAGQRSSSFMDSMQPTAMTASFLASANRKDYTSKVVTFDNRERQTQNIRQKPCIFCQNLHDPVKCPNVTDHDTRLSLVKEKKLCFNCLGSHRSVDCKTKFRCRQCHKKHHKSLCHENTCTNDRQTSVYAGVDDSEDTLIAASFHSSEEKSRSNVLLKTAVAPVGGNRYVDMLILFDEGAQRSFVTEELASKID, from the coding sequence ATGAATTATTTAAAGAAGGAGGACATCGAGGAAGAAATTCTAAATGCAGATGGGTACAAATTCTTTTTGAACACCAAAATACGTCATTTACGGAAAACATTCGCAAACAAAGTATGTACTGATATCCCACAGCATGATCACGCAATATCTTCTCACACTTTTGAAAACATTAATCAACACAGTTCTGTTCCGTACACAACACAAATGTATCCCGTTCAGCAACCTAGCAACCAAAATCACCATTTGCCAAAACTTACACTGCCCATGTTTAACGGAGAAATTCTGACTTGGCAAACATGTTGGGACTCTTTTGAATCTTCCGTCCATTACAATGTAACACTCACAGACGTACAGAAATTTAGTTATTTAAAATCACAACTTGTTAATGATGCTGCAAGAACTATTGACGGGTTACCGCTCACAAACTCAAATTacatggaagctattaaactTTTAAAGGAGCGCTTCGGACAATCGCATAAGATTACAAATGCTTATATGCAAGCTATGCTAGAACTTAGAGCACTACAAAATAACCTACTCATTCTACGTGTTTATTACGACAAGTTAGAGGCTTATATAAGAGGTCTTGAATCGTTAGGCCGTTCCGGAGAATCGTATGGTGCATTACTTATTCCGATAATACTGAACAAGCTTCCGTCAGAAATACGACAACACTTAGCTCGTGAAAACGGTTCCGATAACTGGGAATTGATTGATTTGAGACGTGGAATTTTAAAAGAAATCACTATAATTGAAGCTGGACAACGCTCGTCGTCGTTTATGGATTCAATGCAGCCTACTGCAATGACCGCATCGTTTTTGGCAAGCGCTAATAGAAAAGATTATACGAGTAAAGTAGTTACATTCGATAACCGTGAGAGACAAACACAAAATATACGACAAAAGCCTTGCATATTCTGCCAGAATTTACATGACCCTGTAAAATGCCCAAATGTTACAGATCACGATACACGCCTTTCACTCGTCAAAGAAAAGAAGTTATGTTTTAACTGCTTAGGATCACACCGTTCCGTAGATTGTAAAACGAAATTTCGCTGCCGACAGTGCCATAAAAAGCACCACAAAAGTCTCTGccatgaaaatacatgtactaatgaTAGGCAAACGTCAGTTTATGCCGGAGTTGATGATAGCGAAGATACATTGATCGCCGCTAGTTTTCATTCGTCTGAAGAAAAATCCCGTTCGAACGTGCTTCTAAAAACTGCCGTTGCACCAGTTGGGGGAAATCGATATGTTGATATGTTGATTTTGTTTGATGAAGGAGCACAGCGCTCTTTTGTTACCGAGGAGTTAGCGTCGAAAATAGATTAA